The proteins below come from a single Eubacterium limosum genomic window:
- a CDS encoding MutS-related protein, whose translation MKPHMLYPDQDLLVQKNLKAHQEALIKDLGLETLLEVMAQDDLDRWHTARWVLLNSEKDVQVLRYRQAVLKDCLEQPEAFRALYSIARDAVRERRGIYLSFFSELERPSASLSSASDYLDKALDRTRELRLLAEEKGESFHSEGFRQLFAQVSDRVPETAYTEMKAHLAGLSFPRGLTANAGVGPGGPLSGYTLLKPERPAGSPFRHWLHRDRELVIHVDPRDMSGLATLTALKDQSSARAAVAIVRSARTLSRFYEQLLTELDFYMAGLALYEVLVDVGAPTAFPVIRPAVDCARSYSGLYDIGLALIRGAEVVGNTLIEDGAALTVVTGANQGGKSTFLRSLGLAQLMLQCGLFVPAEAFEASLCDGIFTHFRRPEDRGMDSGKLEEELKRMNDIVSQLRPASLVLLNESFSATNESEGSEIAEQITLALLAAGVRVVFVTHFYRFSQELFDLERPDILFLRAERQDNGSRTFKIKTGAPQPVSFGMDLYRQIFKEDTSDTTERPMDNA comes from the coding sequence ATGAAGCCCCACATGCTGTACCCCGATCAGGACCTGCTGGTCCAGAAAAATCTGAAGGCCCACCAGGAGGCGCTCATAAAGGATCTGGGACTGGAAACCCTTTTGGAGGTTATGGCCCAGGACGATCTGGACCGGTGGCACACAGCCAGGTGGGTGCTGCTGAACAGCGAAAAAGATGTGCAGGTGCTGCGTTACCGGCAGGCTGTTCTGAAAGACTGCCTTGAGCAGCCTGAGGCCTTTCGCGCGCTCTACAGCATCGCCCGGGACGCAGTCCGCGAGCGGCGGGGTATCTACCTTTCCTTTTTCAGTGAGCTGGAAAGGCCCAGCGCGTCATTGTCCAGCGCTTCAGACTATCTGGATAAAGCCCTGGACCGGACCAGGGAGCTCAGGCTGCTGGCAGAGGAAAAAGGAGAAAGCTTTCATTCGGAGGGCTTCAGGCAGCTTTTCGCCCAGGTCTCTGACCGTGTGCCGGAGACAGCCTACACAGAGATGAAAGCACACCTGGCCGGTCTCTCTTTTCCCAGAGGTCTGACAGCCAACGCAGGTGTCGGCCCGGGCGGCCCGCTGTCCGGGTATACCCTGCTCAAGCCTGAACGCCCAGCCGGCAGCCCGTTCAGGCACTGGCTTCACAGGGACAGGGAGCTGGTGATCCATGTGGACCCAAGGGACATGTCCGGCCTGGCGACACTGACAGCCCTCAAGGATCAGAGCAGCGCCCGGGCCGCCGTGGCCATTGTCAGGAGTGCCCGGACGCTGTCCCGTTTTTATGAACAGCTTTTGACAGAGCTGGACTTTTACATGGCCGGATTAGCCCTGTATGAGGTTCTGGTGGACGTGGGCGCTCCCACAGCTTTTCCGGTGATAAGGCCGGCTGTGGACTGCGCCCGGAGCTACAGCGGTCTTTATGATATTGGCCTTGCCCTTATACGGGGCGCGGAAGTGGTGGGCAACACACTGATCGAGGACGGCGCTGCCCTCACCGTTGTCACCGGAGCCAACCAGGGCGGGAAATCTACCTTTCTCAGAAGTCTTGGACTGGCACAGCTCATGCTGCAATGCGGCCTTTTTGTGCCGGCCGAGGCCTTTGAGGCCAGCCTGTGCGATGGAATTTTTACCCATTTCAGACGGCCCGAGGATCGCGGAATGGATAGCGGAAAGCTGGAGGAGGAGCTTAAGCGCATGAATGACATAGTCAGCCAGCTAAGGCCAGCCTCCCTGGTGCTTCTCAATGAGTCTTTTTCAGCCACCAATGAGAGCGAGGGCTCAGAGATCGCAGAGCAGATCACCCTGGCGCTGCTGGCAGCCGGGGTGCGTGTGGTGTTCGTTACCCATTTTTACCGTTTTTCCCAGGAGCTTTTTGATCTGGAGCGCCCGGATATCCTGTTTTTGAGGGCAGAACGCCAGGATAACGGCAGCCGGACCTTTAAAATAAAGACCGGAGCGCCGCAGCCTGTCAGCTTTGGCATGGACTTATACCGTCAGATATTTAAGGAGGACACAAGTGATACAACCGAACGACCTATGGACAATGCTTGA
- a CDS encoding dynamin family protein yields the protein MIQPNDLWTMLDAALPLLRENPLCGQEARQLENLRKRLAENQLVLAVFGQFKRGKSTFINQLLGAPVLPTGIVPVTSVVTQLFYKEQAGAEVSYEKAASEKIPLKAVKAFVDEGENPENYRQVTGVAIGYPADFLKSGVVLVDTPGVGSLHRGNTDMASGFTGKTDAAIFMLSVDSPINEIECRFIKQLQKDQVRLYFAVNKTDTISGEDLRRYLDYCQAQLEKLMGGQESAIYPISAATPEDEGIQRLMNRIFEDFERMGTHLLADSVARKAARALITAEHKLALSQSAYEMPLEQLQAISENLQSTKQKARRMADEAVYLMQMASDQLISDLEAQLNRRRPEALRTLGAVLDDLNGRSGDLPPKAFDKALRSAVEREVSAAVACAGEENLARMRADYEAAANSFSQALQEITRTLYREISACFQAAEIFTAEAHTLSAASDLRFEVFPYQAELALSPDRLVFLLPPKRARARLLKQAQTAAEESLKRGFTSLLSDNRYRLRESQRQFGKQFQEEVGAVEDALDAFMAKTLVQRAEVKASTDDTVSVLERQRAVLMDYSRQIETALDKKAAAGAERRKPIQEKSSGI from the coding sequence GTGATACAACCGAACGACCTATGGACAATGCTTGACGCTGCCCTGCCGCTGCTGAGAGAGAACCCGCTCTGCGGCCAGGAGGCCCGTCAGCTTGAAAATTTGAGAAAGCGGCTTGCGGAAAACCAGCTTGTTTTAGCTGTTTTCGGACAGTTTAAGCGCGGCAAAAGTACCTTCATCAACCAGCTGCTCGGCGCGCCCGTGCTGCCCACAGGCATTGTACCCGTCACCTCGGTGGTGACCCAGCTGTTCTATAAAGAGCAGGCCGGGGCAGAAGTAAGCTATGAAAAGGCAGCTTCCGAAAAAATTCCGCTGAAGGCGGTCAAGGCCTTTGTGGATGAGGGTGAAAACCCCGAGAATTACCGTCAGGTAACAGGCGTAGCCATCGGCTACCCCGCGGATTTTTTGAAAAGTGGGGTGGTTCTGGTCGATACACCGGGGGTCGGCTCCCTGCACCGGGGCAATACCGACATGGCGTCTGGCTTTACCGGAAAAACAGACGCGGCGATTTTTATGCTGTCTGTGGACAGCCCCATCAACGAGATTGAGTGCCGATTTATTAAACAGCTGCAAAAGGACCAGGTACGGCTTTACTTCGCAGTGAATAAAACCGATACTATCAGCGGGGAAGATCTCCGGCGCTATCTGGATTACTGCCAGGCCCAGCTGGAGAAGCTCATGGGCGGACAGGAGAGCGCCATATACCCCATCAGCGCGGCCACGCCGGAAGATGAGGGTATACAGCGGCTGATGAACCGGATATTTGAGGATTTTGAGAGAATGGGCACACACCTTTTGGCAGACTCTGTAGCCCGCAAAGCCGCCAGGGCTTTAATAACCGCAGAGCATAAGCTGGCCCTTTCACAGTCAGCCTATGAGATGCCCCTTGAACAGCTCCAGGCCATTTCGGAAAACCTGCAAAGCACAAAACAGAAGGCCCGGCGCATGGCCGACGAGGCCGTTTACCTTATGCAGATGGCCAGCGACCAGCTGATCAGTGACCTTGAGGCCCAATTAAACCGCCGCAGGCCCGAAGCGCTCAGGACTCTGGGTGCTGTACTGGACGACCTCAACGGCAGGAGCGGCGACCTGCCGCCAAAAGCCTTTGACAAGGCCCTGCGCTCGGCGGTCGAGCGGGAGGTGTCCGCGGCAGTCGCCTGCGCCGGGGAGGAGAACCTTGCCAGAATGCGGGCAGACTACGAAGCGGCCGCCAACAGCTTCAGCCAGGCCCTTCAGGAAATAACCCGCACCCTTTACCGGGAGATCAGCGCCTGCTTTCAGGCAGCGGAGATATTTACCGCTGAGGCCCATACCCTGTCAGCCGCCAGCGACCTCCGTTTTGAGGTGTTTCCCTACCAGGCGGAGTTGGCCCTGAGTCCAGACCGCCTGGTGTTTTTACTGCCGCCTAAAAGGGCGCGGGCACGGTTGCTTAAGCAGGCACAGACCGCGGCAGAGGAGAGCCTGAAACGCGGCTTTACCAGCCTTTTAAGCGATAACCGCTACCGGCTGAGGGAGAGCCAGCGCCAGTTTGGTAAACAGTTCCAGGAAGAGGTCGGCGCTGTGGAGGACGCCCTGGACGCCTTTATGGCCAAAACCCTTGTACAGAGAGCCGAGGTGAAAGCATCGACAGACGACACCGTCAGCGTCCTGGAAAGGCAGCGCGCTGTGCTGATGGATTACAGCCGTCAGATCGAAACAGCCCTTGACAAAAAAGCCGCCGCCGGAGCAGAGAGGCGCAAGCCCATACAGGAAAAAAGCTCTGGAATTTAA
- a CDS encoding DUF6431 domain-containing protein, with protein MLISKAQLIVKGETGGEGHEARQLLKIVYEEMPDCPRCSAPMSVRDHFWRVLIGMDGVRREMRPRRLVCTCETCELHTRPQRNLPQGVVPRRQYSAEVHQAIAEGRRDVPCADNTIHRIYRWLLGLAAFVLSCGLFMPDCENVNEVAGRTESPLERLRNIAGGGENWLARVVGRAAGRGGGLHWV; from the coding sequence ATGCTCATATCTAAAGCACAGCTTATTGTGAAAGGGGAGACCGGCGGCGAGGGACATGAAGCCCGGCAGCTCCTGAAGATTGTTTACGAGGAGATGCCGGACTGCCCGCGGTGCAGCGCGCCTATGAGTGTGCGCGACCACTTCTGGCGCGTGCTTATCGGTATGGACGGCGTCCGGAGGGAGATGCGGCCGCGCCGTCTGGTCTGCACCTGCGAGACCTGCGAGCTGCACACACGCCCGCAGCGCAACCTGCCCCAGGGTGTTGTGCCCAGACGCCAATACAGCGCGGAGGTGCACCAGGCCATTGCCGAGGGCCGCCGCGATGTGCCCTGCGCTGACAACACCATTCACCGCATTTACAGATGGCTCCTCGGCCTGGCCGCTTTTGTGCTGTCCTGCGGGCTTTTTATGCCGGATTGTGAAAACGTTAACGAAGTGGCTGGCAGGACGGAGAGTCCCCTGGAGCGTCTGAGAAATATAGCCGGAGGCGGTGAAAATTGGCTTGCCCGGGTGGTGGGAAGGGCCGCCGGCCGGGGCGGGGGTTTGCACTGGGTTTAG
- a CDS encoding Rha family transcriptional regulator → MMKTQNKGPETSRGLVHCAENSKTDKMIEVTLWKNRPVVGSRQIARDFERAHKSVLRRITLLRRETSAQNCADLFMSSTYVDQYGRTQKEYLVTRDGFALLVMGFTGAQALSWKLRYIQAFNAMEEQLCRQALSMPQDKALLAAAVLEAEKVIAGLQAEADYAKRVLDSQALIPITGIAKDYGMTADFMNRLLHSLGVQFKKGKRWYLYEAWQDAGYAATNTDTIRKKDGSVKVVESLQWTQKGKRFIRGLLAENNIYPVLERGSHELCD, encoded by the coding sequence ATGATGAAAACCCAAAACAAAGGTCCGGAGACATCCCGCGGCCTTGTTCATTGTGCAGAAAATTCAAAAACGGACAAAATGATTGAAGTCACCCTGTGGAAAAACCGCCCGGTGGTAGGGAGCCGGCAGATAGCCCGGGACTTTGAGCGGGCCCACAAGAGCGTGCTGAGGCGTATCACCCTGCTGAGGCGGGAGACATCGGCACAAAATTGCGCCGATCTTTTTATGAGCTCCACTTATGTTGACCAGTACGGAAGAACACAGAAGGAATACCTCGTCACCCGGGACGGCTTCGCCCTGCTGGTCATGGGCTTTACCGGCGCCCAGGCCCTCTCATGGAAGCTCCGGTACATCCAGGCCTTTAACGCCATGGAGGAACAGCTCTGCCGGCAGGCCCTTTCCATGCCCCAGGATAAGGCCCTGCTGGCCGCCGCGGTGCTGGAGGCCGAGAAGGTCATCGCCGGGCTGCAGGCAGAGGCCGACTACGCGAAGCGCGTCCTCGACAGCCAGGCGCTCATCCCCATCACCGGCATCGCCAAAGATTACGGCATGACCGCGGATTTTATGAACCGCCTGCTCCACAGTCTGGGCGTCCAGTTCAAAAAGGGGAAGCGCTGGTATTTGTACGAGGCCTGGCAGGACGCAGGCTACGCGGCCACCAACACCGACACCATCCGCAAAAAAGACGGCAGCGTCAAGGTGGTGGAGAGCCTGCAGTGGACCCAGAAGGGCAAACGCTTTATCCGCGGTCTGCTGGCCGAAAACAACATCTACCCTGTACTGGAGCGTGGCAGCCATGAACTTTGTGACTGA
- a CDS encoding helix-turn-helix transcriptional regulator yields the protein MTAAFARWLRESRSARGLTQQALAEAAGLSHKTVFRAERGEAVSAYSREQLTACLGSPPPETADQMGQSGHFILSIYRELL from the coding sequence GTGACCGCCGCCTTTGCCCGCTGGCTGCGGGAGAGCCGCAGCGCCAGAGGGCTGACCCAGCAGGCCCTGGCCGAGGCGGCCGGCCTCAGCCATAAGACCGTTTTCCGGGCAGAGCGGGGCGAGGCCGTGAGCGCCTACAGCCGGGAACAGCTGACTGCCTGCCTGGGCAGCCCGCCCCCGGAAACCGCTGACCAAATGGGCCAGAGTGGACACTTTATACTGTCCATATACCGGGAGCTGCTGTGA
- a CDS encoding recombinase family protein — protein sequence MKKRAGLYIRVSTEEQVDNYSIPEQKRRLEAYCQSHDWAVAEEYIDGGFSGAKLDRPAMQKMITDTKAGNLDVVVSLKLDRLSRSQKDTLHLIEDIFLPCHVDYVSVNESFDTGTSFGRAMVGILSVFAQLEREQILERMHSGMEARVRSGLIHGGLPFGYDRKEKGLVINESQAAIVREIFDYWLKGASYSEISRIMTKKYPGALAWHAITSVIQILKNPVYIGKVNFNGEVLDGLHDPILSDAVFEQAQVLIQTKTRWQGKQTRYLLTGILWCAKCGERYGVRSTKCNGVQYSYYCCCPNRKKPGSEFKKKCKSKSWPTHKLDSMIIDTIKRLSFDRQYFEELSNPAADSNINNLTRLDKEISECDQQVEKLMDLYTLDKLPLDKLNKKINALYEKKKKLEDDLSKLRKPVVQSYEDYKEIFDSVDIILETGDIKQKKALIRSIIKRIEINDDDVTIIFNFQNG from the coding sequence ATGAAAAAGAGAGCGGGTCTTTATATCCGCGTAAGTACAGAAGAACAAGTGGACAATTATTCGATTCCAGAACAGAAACGCCGCCTTGAAGCTTACTGCCAGAGCCATGATTGGGCGGTAGCCGAAGAATATATTGACGGCGGTTTCTCTGGCGCTAAACTAGACCGGCCGGCCATGCAAAAGATGATTACGGATACCAAGGCTGGGAATTTGGACGTAGTCGTGTCCTTGAAACTCGACAGGCTATCCCGAAGCCAAAAAGATACCCTGCACCTTATTGAAGATATCTTTCTCCCCTGCCACGTTGATTATGTCTCCGTAAACGAGAGCTTCGACACCGGAACCAGCTTTGGCCGGGCCATGGTCGGGATTCTATCCGTTTTCGCCCAGCTTGAACGGGAGCAGATTCTTGAGCGAATGCACAGCGGAATGGAAGCAAGAGTCCGATCCGGTCTGATCCATGGTGGACTGCCTTTTGGATATGATCGCAAAGAAAAAGGGTTAGTCATTAACGAATCCCAAGCCGCAATTGTCCGTGAAATTTTTGATTATTGGTTGAAGGGGGCTAGCTACTCCGAAATCAGTCGAATCATGACAAAGAAATATCCCGGTGCACTAGCTTGGCACGCCATCACCTCGGTGATACAAATACTTAAAAACCCTGTCTACATTGGCAAAGTAAACTTTAATGGTGAAGTCCTTGATGGTCTGCACGACCCCATTCTCAGCGATGCCGTATTTGAGCAAGCGCAGGTCCTGATCCAGACAAAAACACGGTGGCAAGGGAAACAAACCCGGTATCTATTAACCGGAATTCTCTGGTGTGCTAAATGCGGTGAACGATACGGCGTTCGGTCAACAAAGTGCAATGGGGTTCAATACTCTTATTACTGTTGCTGCCCTAATCGAAAGAAGCCAGGCAGCGAATTTAAGAAAAAGTGTAAGTCAAAAAGCTGGCCAACACATAAATTGGATAGTATGATTATAGATACGATCAAACGATTATCTTTCGATCGGCAGTATTTTGAGGAACTGAGCAATCCCGCTGCCGATAGTAACATTAATAATCTGACCCGTCTTGACAAAGAGATATCTGAGTGCGACCAACAGGTCGAAAAGCTGATGGATCTTTATACACTGGATAAATTACCACTGGATAAACTGAATAAAAAAATAAATGCATTATATGAGAAAAAGAAAAAACTTGAAGACGATCTTTCCAAATTGAGAAAACCAGTTGTTCAGTCTTATGAAGATTACAAAGAGATATTCGATTCTGTTGATATAATTCTTGAAACCGGAGACATAAAACAGAAAAAAGCACTAATTCGTTCGATCATCAAACGAATCGAAATCAATGACGACGACGTCACCATTATATTTAACTTCCAAAACGGCTAA
- a CDS encoding DUF4041 domain-containing protein, translating into MALFDKFKKQISDSLSSAQEQIKDKAEELTPAAKNKEYQAKIKTLEAENKRLRSALSPELMNSTETISALDKERESLEIKINRLNNKLLNLKNEIQIKKKELIILDDETLYQDFGLYSPIYDLVNSEAYKDKIAIIRQRQKDMIKNDTACTYSKNMTLNNSLSKGQKMVKDNVKQALRTFNNECETVTAKVKFNNIESIRNRIVKSKESLEKLNKAMDIQISEEYLDLKLQELNLCYEYALKKQQEKEAAKEERERLREEAKLAKEIEEARKNIRKEQNHYQNALKMVTQQIEKASPEELPDLNAKKLEIENKISEINAAIKDIDYREANKRAGYVYIISNIGAFGENVYKIGMTRRLEPLDRVNELGDASVPFNFDVHAMIFSDDAPSLENALHKAFEDKKINMVNQRREFFNVTLDEIINEVQKNHDKTVDFIRTPQAEQYRESMMLKKQAHKAQ; encoded by the coding sequence ATGGCATTATTTGATAAATTTAAAAAACAAATTTCGGACAGTTTATCTTCTGCGCAAGAACAAATTAAAGATAAAGCAGAAGAATTAACCCCTGCGGCCAAGAACAAAGAGTATCAAGCAAAGATCAAAACATTAGAAGCAGAAAATAAACGCCTACGGTCTGCCCTTTCGCCCGAATTAATGAACAGCACAGAAACAATTTCTGCTTTAGACAAAGAGAGGGAGTCGCTTGAAATTAAAATTAATCGGTTAAACAATAAACTCCTTAACCTAAAAAACGAAATACAAATTAAGAAAAAAGAACTTATTATTTTAGATGACGAGACGCTTTATCAAGACTTTGGTCTTTACTCCCCTATTTATGATCTTGTTAATTCTGAAGCCTATAAGGATAAAATTGCTATTATTCGTCAGCGTCAAAAAGATATGATTAAAAATGACACAGCATGTACTTATAGCAAGAATATGACTCTTAACAACAGCCTGAGTAAAGGCCAAAAAATGGTCAAAGACAATGTCAAGCAGGCTCTTCGCACTTTTAATAATGAATGCGAAACGGTCACCGCAAAAGTCAAATTTAATAACATCGAGTCCATTCGGAACCGTATTGTTAAGTCCAAAGAAAGCCTAGAAAAGCTCAATAAAGCAATGGATATTCAGATTAGCGAGGAATACCTAGATTTGAAATTGCAAGAACTGAATCTCTGTTATGAATATGCTCTAAAAAAACAACAGGAAAAGGAAGCTGCCAAAGAAGAACGCGAGCGCTTAAGAGAAGAAGCTAAATTAGCAAAAGAGATTGAGGAAGCCCGAAAAAATATTCGAAAGGAGCAAAACCATTATCAAAATGCTCTAAAAATGGTTACGCAACAAATCGAAAAGGCTTCTCCAGAGGAACTACCTGACTTAAATGCTAAAAAATTAGAAATTGAGAATAAAATTTCCGAGATCAACGCAGCTATTAAAGATATTGATTATAGAGAAGCTAACAAACGCGCAGGCTATGTATATATTATTTCAAACATTGGAGCCTTTGGCGAAAATGTTTATAAAATAGGCATGACTCGACGCCTAGAGCCATTAGACCGCGTAAACGAACTCGGGGATGCTTCCGTTCCTTTTAATTTTGATGTGCACGCTATGATCTTTTCTGATGATGCTCCATCCCTTGAAAATGCATTACATAAAGCGTTTGAGGATAAAAAAATCAATATGGTAAATCAACGGAGAGAATTTTTTAATGTAACACTGGACGAAATTATCAATGAAGTTCAGAAAAATCACGATAAAACCGTTGATTTTATTAGAACCCCACAAGCCGAGCAATACCGCGAGAGCATGATGTTGAAAAAGCAAGCCCATAAAGCGCAATAA
- a CDS encoding XRE family transcriptional regulator, producing MAFKDRIKEARLNKKMTQEQLAQKIGVAKSTVTGYEKGNSEPNMLTVSKMMEALNVDANYLWQDEMAGNFPEKVSYDELTLIEKYRQLDTYGKDTIDYLLSRELDRYNQFKQQQTEQHEAELQVLKEEYQDQLDLYARRIPYGGTANNAPPIPKKGHKMVKINQFEGAYGAGGGQYNDNTEMVTIEVPEDELPEGADTTMHVAGNSMEPTLSHGDSVYIQHTDTLNIGDIGVFYLDGECFIKEYGDDELISHNPEYAPIQISEFSTFVIQGKVLGKKIEGFVEL from the coding sequence ATGGCTTTTAAGGATAGAATAAAGGAAGCTCGATTAAATAAAAAAATGACACAAGAACAGTTAGCGCAAAAAATAGGAGTGGCAAAGTCTACGGTCACTGGATACGAAAAGGGTAATAGCGAGCCAAATATGTTAACAGTCTCAAAAATGATGGAAGCTTTAAACGTTGATGCTAATTACCTTTGGCAAGATGAAATGGCTGGTAATTTCCCAGAAAAAGTATCTTATGATGAGTTGACTTTAATTGAAAAATATCGTCAACTCGATACTTACGGCAAAGACACTATTGATTACCTATTATCACGTGAACTTGACCGTTATAACCAATTCAAGCAACAGCAAACAGAGCAGCACGAAGCCGAACTTCAAGTACTCAAAGAAGAATACCAAGACCAGCTTGACCTATATGCCCGACGAATCCCATACGGCGGCACTGCCAACAATGCCCCGCCAATTCCAAAGAAAGGGCATAAAATGGTTAAAATAAATCAATTTGAGGGTGCTTACGGTGCTGGTGGTGGTCAGTATAACGACAACACGGAAATGGTCACAATTGAAGTACCAGAAGATGAACTTCCAGAAGGTGCAGATACCACCATGCACGTTGCGGGCAATTCCATGGAGCCCACCCTCTCCCATGGGGATTCAGTTTATATTCAACACACCGATACCCTTAATATCGGCGATATCGGTGTTTTTTACCTGGACGGTGAATGTTTCATAAAAGAGTATGGTGACGATGAACTGATTTCCCACAACCCCGAATACGCACCGATCCAGATCAGTGAGTTCTCAACGTTTGTGATTCAAGGTAAGGTGCTTGGGAAGAAGATTGAAGGGTTTGTGGAATTGTAA
- a CDS encoding helix-turn-helix domain-containing protein: MNIENLNQPVAKNVARIINDKGLKQKAVAERLNLPAQTFSDMLNGRRIIKVSDTLQISKVLGVEPQELFKTQNPSPKEATQK; the protein is encoded by the coding sequence TTGAATATCGAAAACCTAAATCAACCAGTGGCAAAAAATGTTGCAAGAATAATCAACGATAAGGGACTAAAGCAAAAAGCAGTAGCGGAACGTCTTAATCTACCCGCTCAAACTTTTAGCGACATGCTAAATGGCAGACGGATTATCAAAGTTTCAGACACGCTACAAATTTCGAAGGTGCTAGGGGTCGAACCACAAGAGTTATTCAAAACCCAAAACCCATCCCCAAAGGAGGCAACTCAAAAATGA
- a CDS encoding Rha family transcriptional regulator, with protein MNNKVEIKNLNGTTVVSSREVAANFEKQHKHVLEKIVELIDAIQPAENPARYFIASEYKDSKGEMRKEYLCTRDGFSLLAMGFTGPKAIEWKLKYIEAFNMMEAEMRKAPLTDRPGEIAKLINALSSVMQKNDSAPVDVARNAQLICEQYGIRLIDGFVRVPNYEQIGLLQG; from the coding sequence ATGAACAACAAAGTAGAAATCAAAAACCTAAACGGAACCACAGTGGTAAGTAGTCGTGAAGTGGCTGCAAACTTTGAGAAGCAGCACAAACATGTTTTAGAAAAAATCGTCGAATTGATCGATGCCATTCAACCGGCCGAAAATCCGGCCCGTTACTTTATTGCCTCAGAATACAAGGATTCCAAGGGTGAAATGCGAAAAGAGTATCTTTGCACCAGAGATGGCTTCTCGTTACTGGCGATGGGTTTCACAGGCCCCAAGGCCATCGAATGGAAGCTAAAATACATCGAAGCCTTTAACATGATGGAGGCTGAGATGCGAAAAGCCCCGCTGACGGATCGTCCCGGTGAGATTGCAAAGCTGATCAACGCACTATCCTCTGTGATGCAGAAAAACGATTCCGCACCTGTGGATGTGGCCCGTAATGCCCAGCTTATCTGTGAGCAGTATGGTATCCGGTTGATTGATGGGTTCGTAAGGGTTCCGAATTATGAGCAGATTGGATTATTGCAAGGGTAG
- a CDS encoding helix-turn-helix transcriptional regulator — MDIIYKEIIKSRKEKGLSVLQLAEKSGCAFKSIYIWESGKGNISFENAEKVLSALGKEIVIRNKTE, encoded by the coding sequence ATGGACATAATTTATAAAGAAATTATTAAGAGTAGAAAAGAAAAGGGACTTTCCGTATTACAACTGGCAGAGAAGAGCGGATGCGCATTTAAGTCGATTTACATATGGGAGTCTGGAAAAGGAAATATTTCTTTCGAGAACGCAGAGAAAGTATTGAGTGCGCTCGGGAAAGAAATTGTTATTCGAAATAAAACAGAATAA
- a CDS encoding siphovirus Gp157 family protein — protein sequence MKLYEITDIYNGVLSAIENEECTAESMEEALKIIEDDFENKADSIACMIKGLNADIAGIKSEEEALKKRRESAVKRVEWLKAYLSSEMLAVGQKKLETPRNKLSFRPSVSVFIDDELELKAMHPELTTVKTVVTPDKNAIKAELKKGVHINGAYLVEKQNLQIK from the coding sequence ATGAAACTTTATGAAATAACAGATATTTATAATGGTGTTTTATCTGCAATCGAAAATGAAGAATGCACCGCCGAGAGCATGGAAGAAGCGCTTAAAATCATCGAAGATGACTTTGAAAACAAAGCAGATTCCATCGCATGCATGATTAAAGGTTTAAACGCTGATATTGCTGGCATTAAATCTGAGGAAGAAGCCCTTAAAAAGCGCCGTGAATCCGCAGTGAAAAGAGTGGAATGGCTTAAGGCCTACCTCTCTTCCGAGATGCTTGCAGTCGGCCAAAAGAAGTTAGAGACGCCTCGAAACAAGCTTTCTTTTAGACCTTCCGTAAGCGTCTTTATTGACGATGAACTGGAGCTGAAAGCCATGCATCCTGAGCTGACAACCGTTAAGACCGTTGTTACCCCAGACAAAAACGCCATCAAGGCAGAGCTTAAAAAAGGAGTGCATATCAATGGCGCGTATCTGGTCGAAAAACAAAACTTACAGATTAAGTGA
- a CDS encoding single-stranded DNA-binding protein, whose amino-acid sequence MNKVILVGRLARDPELRTTSSGKSVATFSLAVDRRYKAEGQPTTDFFNIVAWGKQAETICQYLGKGRQIALTGRLQSRSYDAQDGTKKYVTEVILEEFDFIGSKNDSPTPADAGGFNSLDLGDDFSLMADDDEPPF is encoded by the coding sequence ATGAACAAAGTGATCCTGGTCGGGCGACTCGCCCGCGATCCAGAATTGAGAACAACCAGCAGCGGAAAGTCCGTGGCGACCTTCTCGCTGGCTGTTGACCGGCGATATAAAGCAGAAGGACAGCCAACCACCGATTTTTTTAACATTGTGGCATGGGGTAAACAGGCAGAGACAATCTGCCAGTACCTTGGCAAAGGCCGACAAATCGCTCTGACCGGGCGATTACAGTCCCGATCCTATGACGCCCAGGACGGTACTAAAAAGTACGTGACAGAAGTCATCCTGGAAGAGTTTGATTTTATCGGCAGTAAAAATGACAGCCCAACACCGGCAGACGCAGGCGGATTTAACAGCTTAGACTTAGGCGATGACTTCTCGTTGATGGCCGATGATGACGAACCGCCATTTTAA